The window CTTCGATAGAATATTATGTTATGTATGAGGATAAGTCGTTTTCTGAATTAGAAAACAATTTTGGTGCCATTACTTTAAATGGTAATATTTTTAATCATAATAGTAAAGCCGTGGCAGATATATGGTTATTGTATACATTATAAACATCTTTACTAATACATGGATACTGTTACTGAAATAGCATTAGAGTTTATGAAGTTTGAACTTACTAAAACTCAATTTGAAGTTTCTCAGACAAAAAGTGGGAGAGAAGGAGTTGATTTTATTATCAAGTCTATTGATGATAAATCTTATAATTTATTTTTTAAAACTTTTGATGCTGATACAGAACGAAGTATTAAAATTTCAAAGCAAGATTTAGGAGAATTAAATGATGATCTTTTAATTGGTTTAGTCCTTTTAGTTGAGAACGAAGCGAGAGTTTTATATTTAATTCCATCAAAAGATTTATTACAATCAAATAGTAATATCTTTATAAATAACGTAGTCAGTTTGATACCTAGTTTATCTAATTGGGAGATTAAAATATTTTCTAAAGGTTTAGATGAATTAGAAATATACACAATATCAAATCAAATAGAAAAACTACGTTAGTAATTTTGAAAGCAAAAAAAACCTCCTATTTAGTTGGAGGAGGAAGGTTTGTAATACCAACCTCTAGCCAAAAGAACCAAACAGCGTGTAAATAAAGTTTAGCCATAGGCATATAAACTATTTTAAACTTACACTTAGAATTTACACTTAGAATTTACAGCTAAAAACAAATAACTACGAGAAAATGGCTTAAGTCTGAAATAAAAAAGATAACATAGAACATCCATAATGAAAGAATTTAAGTTAAACTTTAGCAATAGCGCCAAGGAAAGCCAGTTCCCATGTTTTAAATGAGTCAAATGCAAGCAAGGGCTAAAGCGGTTTTTAAGGCGCGTTGGATAATGAGTTGACTAAATAGCTTTAGTTTATTAACCTTGCATTTCACGAACCGAAAAACATAACTTTGCTGTTACTTGTGTGCGTAACAAAACACACTAATTAAGTTTTAATGTTGAATAGGAGTAGTGCGCTTTTACCCAGATGTAGCGTTAGCAAAAAGACCTCATAAAATTTTGGTAAAACAATAGGAGCGTGGAGCGTAATATTTTAGGCTATACGGTTTTAATTATCCTGTGGATGATTGAAACAGTATACAACAATTTACTAAAATCTAGTTTCAAATAGTATTTAACTAAAAATGTACTTTGGGTACATTTTCTTAACGTTAAATAGTCTAAAATATAGCGTAACGAGCCGTAATTGTTTCCAAAAGTTTATACAGTCTTGATTTTTTTGTTTCTTTTTTTATCAAGAAAAAAAGAATTAATCAAAACTTAAAAAGTTCAGAACTTGAAATTCTATTTTACATACTATTTTGGAAATTGATTGAGTATCAATTTATAAAATACAATTACTAGTTCTATTTTACATAATAACTATAAGCTTGTTTAAAAAAGTTTAAATAGTAACGAGAATAGAATAAGTGCTTAGAATTTTATCATTACTCACATATTTAATTATTTGCAGAAACTTCAAATGTGTTCGTGAATCTCCTAAAAAGTCGATTTCATAAAATTTAAGCTCTTATGGCAATCCACGAGAATCGCGTAAAAAAAAATATTACCTATAAATACCAAATTACGAGAATTATGATAACATTTAAAAACTAGCTTTTTTTTGGCGTTGGCAAGCGGTGGTAAATTGTGTTTAAAAATAAATGTTATTGAAACATTTAAATTTTTAAAAAGCAATCGAGCGCATTGGCATGCGGCAATTTTACATAACGACTAATTATAGTTCATTTTACTAGTTACAATGTTTCTTGAGAATGGCTTATTTGAAAAAACTTGAACAATTGTACAGAATATTCAATTTATAAGAAATGTAAAAAAAGAATGTTTCTAAACCCAAGTACAAACGTTTATTATGAAAACAGAACATTCTGGGATATTTTACATAATATAGAATTATAGTTACACATCTAAATTATTATAACGAAGCCACAATTAGCTTGACATAATTACTATCGATATAAGTCTAAAGGCGTTATATCTGTAATTATGTCAAATATCGCCCAAAAGCGCTATTTCGCTAATTGTTGTAAAATGTACTATAATTAATATTATGTAAAATAGAATTTATTGATTCATACTCTACCATCTATTTGTATCAAAAACATAGATACGCAATCTATATTTTTAATAGTATGTAAAATATAAATTTAAACAATACCTCTAGTTCCAGATTGTATTACAAACACAGATACGTAATCTGTATTATCAATAGTATGTAATTAAGTTGTAAAAAAGAATTTATGAATGCATATCCTAGTTCTTCATTAAATCAAATCATAATTAACACTTCTATGCTTAAATGTATAAATTAGATTTTCCAGATATTACTTTTATATCTTTCTACATAAACTGGTTTTTACAAAATTCTTCAAGGATAAATTATTACAAACTACAATCTGATTCATCCCATAACAAAATCCAACTACCAAAAAACGAATAAATCGTAAGAAATTCCGCTAAAACAACAAATCATAAGTTAAAAAAGTATGTTTTTAATCGTTTTATTCTGCTTTTAATCCGATTTATGTAAAATAATTGTATCTTGCAATCCCCAATAGTACTTAAATCTTAACCTAATGAAACCTACTAGAACCCGCTCTAAAGTAGACAAATCGCGTCTGCAATTATTACATCAATACTATATATACACCGGATTTTATAGTTTTATTTTAAAAGCACTTAGAAAAGCGATCCCTATTGTGATTGTTTTAATCGCAGCTATTGTAGTTATAAATCAATTTATAGATATCAACGCTTCCTTGGTATACTTCACGCAAATATTACCTATTTACGGCGTATTAGGTTTCTTTTTTATATCCGAAACCATCCTTGGACTTGTACCTCCTGAGATGTTTATTGCTTGGGCAGGAAAATTAAAATCACCCTGGCTATTTCTATGCGTATTATCTATCTTATCCTATTTTGGTGGTTTATTGGCATATGGCTTAGGACACTTATTTACTAAAAATCGTTCCTTTCATCGCTATTTAGAAGTGAAAATGAAAAAACAGCTTGAAAACTCAAAAAAATGGGGCGGATTTCTAATTATTATTGGCGCATTATTACCAGTTCCTTTTGCGGTATCTTGTATGACTGCCGGAATAATAAAATTCCCTTTCAAAAAAGTGATCCTATATGGTTCGCTAAGAATGGTACGTATTTTCGGCTATGGTATGGTAGTATATCATTTATTATAAGTAATTACTCCTCTCCTTTTGTAGACTAAAATTTCCTTTTAAAACCGGTGCTTTTATTTACTATACTAATAAACGTTAATAAAAAATTAATCTCTCGTATAGTCGCAAAACATAAAGTATTTTTGTAGTTAAATTTTAGTACATGAATTCTCAATTATCTATTAAGCATATACTTTACGATTACTTCATCGAATTTGGTTTATCGCAAAGTACAGCCAAGTACCTAAATATGCTTGGTTTATTTATAACATTGCTTCTTGTCGCTTTTATTATTGACTTTATCATTAAAAAGATACTCATTAATGCCTTTAATATCTTTGCTGTAAAGACAAAATCGAAATTTGATAATATCCTTATTAAAAATAAAGTACCTCGTAATATTGCACATATTATTCCGCTTATTATTGCTTTAGAGTTTATTCCTATTGTATTTACAGATTTTTCTTATTTAGAAAATATCATTGAAAAATCACTGCAAGTCTTCGGAATTGTTCTAACGCTTTGGATTGCTCGTAGTATTTTACAATCGGTGAAAGATTATCTTAAAACCCTTCCTCGTTTTAAAGACAAACCTATTGATAGTTATATTCAAGTGATTATGATTTTTGCTTGGATGGTTGGCCTTTTCTCCATTTTTGCCATTATTTCTGGTATTTCTTTTTGGAAATTTGTAACCACTATTGGTGCTGCTTCTGCTATTATTATTTTGGTTTTTAAAGATACTATTCTTGGTTTTGTAGCGAGTATTCAAGTATCTATTAACGATATGGTACGTATTGGAGATTGGATTACCTTCGAGAAATATGGAGCAGATGGTGATGTGATAGAAATTAATCTTTCTACAGTAAAAGTGCAGAACTTTGATATGACCATTACCACAATTCCAACCTATGCACTTATTTCCGATTCGTTTAAAAACTGGCGAGGAATGAGTGATTCTGGAGGAAGACGAATTAAAAGATCGATTCTTTTAAAAGCGACCAGTGTGCATTACTTAACGGATGAAGATGTTGAAAAACTGCAAAAAATCGGACTTATAACAGATTATCTGAAGGACAGAAAAAAAGATATTGACACCTATAATGGAGATCACAAT is drawn from Lacinutrix sp. WUR7 and contains these coding sequences:
- a CDS encoding YqaA family protein, yielding MKPTRTRSKVDKSRLQLLHQYYIYTGFYSFILKALRKAIPIVIVLIAAIVVINQFIDINASLVYFTQILPIYGVLGFFFISETILGLVPPEMFIAWAGKLKSPWLFLCVLSILSYFGGLLAYGLGHLFTKNRSFHRYLEVKMKKQLENSKKWGGFLIIIGALLPVPFAVSCMTAGIIKFPFKKVILYGSLRMVRIFGYGMVVYHLL
- a CDS encoding mechanosensitive ion channel family protein, producing MNSQLSIKHILYDYFIEFGLSQSTAKYLNMLGLFITLLLVAFIIDFIIKKILINAFNIFAVKTKSKFDNILIKNKVPRNIAHIIPLIIALEFIPIVFTDFSYLENIIEKSLQVFGIVLTLWIARSILQSVKDYLKTLPRFKDKPIDSYIQVIMIFAWMVGLFSIFAIISGISFWKFVTTIGAASAIIILVFKDTILGFVASIQVSINDMVRIGDWITFEKYGADGDVIEINLSTVKVQNFDMTITTIPTYALISDSFKNWRGMSDSGGRRIKRSILLKATSVHYLTDEDVEKLQKIGLITDYLKDRKKDIDTYNGDHNIDKSVLINGRNLTNLGVFRKYIQSYIESHSAINKDMTIMTRQLAPTSQGLPLEIYAFSSDKRWANYEYIMSDIFDHSLAAVPYFDLELFELSSAIGTLK